The following are from one region of the Arcobacter defluvii genome:
- a CDS encoding vWA domain-containing protein, with protein MSGLKNMQTTSYKDVFEKIRVNFLFNHPFLSVLALSIETSYDENKNSAFLTNGFKITIDTNKLEKYSKEEITYLYAHTLLHIVLKHPYRQKTRDSYIWNKACDIVINNILSTFTNIGSRPADEIFDLTLKDKCVEEVYEILYKKKKEEIGKTNPNKDGALDSNEYDKSKLDLDEVYVKNEKIDQEKLDGIIIQALSIAKKASNLYEGMSIEIDTLIKPEINLSDELKEYLISSFFEKQLSYERPNKRFISNGIYMPGTKKLNDNLNIYIALDSSSSVTLDEYKKFLGIIGEIADSFYEYNVEILPFDLKVRSEYIIKFDSFNPLSSDELLIPKSNGGTSFDECLRYLKKSSEVRNDSLLIVLSDGEFELTESLLCNTLFIISNKKNLRKFEKDGRVIQFNI; from the coding sequence ATGAGTGGATTGAAAAATATGCAGACTACATCATATAAAGATGTATTTGAAAAAATAAGAGTTAATTTCTTATTTAATCATCCTTTTTTATCTGTTTTAGCTTTGAGTATAGAAACATCTTATGATGAAAATAAAAATAGTGCTTTTTTAACAAATGGTTTTAAAATAACTATTGATACAAATAAACTTGAAAAATACTCAAAAGAAGAGATAACTTATCTTTACGCACACACATTACTTCATATAGTTTTAAAACATCCATATAGACAAAAAACAAGAGATAGTTATATTTGGAATAAAGCTTGTGATATTGTAATAAACAATATTCTTTCGACTTTTACAAATATTGGTTCAAGACCAGCTGATGAGATTTTTGATTTAACATTAAAAGATAAGTGTGTTGAAGAAGTATATGAAATACTTTATAAAAAGAAAAAAGAAGAGATAGGAAAAACAAATCCTAATAAAGATGGAGCTTTAGATTCAAATGAATATGATAAATCAAAACTAGATTTAGATGAGGTGTATGTGAAAAATGAAAAAATAGATCAAGAAAAACTTGATGGAATTATTATTCAGGCTTTGAGTATTGCAAAAAAAGCTTCAAATTTATATGAGGGAATGAGTATCGAAATAGATACTTTGATAAAACCAGAAATAAATCTAAGTGATGAGTTAAAAGAGTATTTAATAAGCTCTTTTTTTGAAAAACAACTCTCTTATGAAAGACCAAATAAAAGGTTTATAAGTAATGGTATTTATATGCCAGGAACAAAAAAGCTAAACGATAATCTAAATATCTATATAGCTCTTGATAGTTCTTCTAGTGTAACCCTTGATGAATATAAAAAGTTTTTAGGAATTATAGGCGAAATTGCAGATAGTTTTTATGAATATAATGTAGAGATTTTACCTTTTGATTTAAAAGTGCGAAGTGAATATATCATAAAGTTTGATAGTTTTAATCCACTTTCTAGTGATGAATTATTAATTCCAAAATCAAATGGTGGAACATCTTTTGATGAGTGTTTGAGATATTTAAAAAAATCAAGTGAAGTAAGAAATGATAGTTTATTGATTGTTTTAAGTGATGGAGAATTTGAATTAACAGAATCTCTTTTATGTAATACACTTTTCATAATCAGTAATAAAAAAAATCTAAGAAAGTTTGAAAAAGATGGAAGAGTTATTCAATTTAACATATAA
- a CDS encoding ArsC/Spx/MgsR family protein, which translates to MGNFAFYKFTFYEKTGCSGNARQKELLKSYDISFDVKSLLDTKWTYDELSKFFENLEVKDMVNPFAPQIKNNEIDIKNLSKDEVINLMIKIPILIKRPLMEINGNKICGFDVEKINKILNLKIDTDKKINSCSSSDSCTNV; encoded by the coding sequence ATGGGAAATTTTGCTTTTTATAAATTCACATTCTATGAAAAAACAGGATGTAGTGGTAATGCTAGACAAAAAGAGTTATTAAAAAGTTATGATATATCTTTTGATGTAAAAAGTTTACTTGATACAAAATGGACTTATGATGAGTTAAGTAAATTTTTTGAAAATTTAGAAGTTAAAGATATGGTAAATCCTTTTGCTCCTCAAATAAAAAATAATGAAATAGATATAAAAAATCTATCAAAAGATGAAGTTATAAATCTTATGATAAAAATACCAATTCTGATAAAAAGACCCTTGATGGAAATAAATGGAAATAAAATTTGTGGTTTTGATGTTGAAAAAATCAATAAAATTTTAAATCTAAAAATAGATACAGATAAAAAAATAAATAGCTGTTCAAGTAGTGACTCATGCACAAATGTTTAA
- a CDS encoding GreA/GreB family elongation factor, with amino-acid sequence MNKDLITKNGYEKIVEEFKALLKEKSFWVKEKEIAAQLGDRSENAEYIAAKEQIRNCDKRLRFLDKIINNSEVIDITQIPHTKVNFGSHVVIEDLDTDELKTFIIVGTFEVNINENKISNKSPFGRALLGKSLNQEFEFEINGDIYEYKIISIKEYNFE; translated from the coding sequence ATGAATAAAGATTTAATTACAAAAAATGGTTATGAAAAAATAGTTGAAGAGTTTAAAGCTCTACTAAAAGAGAAGTCTTTTTGGGTAAAAGAGAAAGAAATAGCAGCTCAACTTGGCGATAGAAGTGAAAATGCTGAGTATATTGCTGCAAAAGAGCAAATAAGAAACTGCGATAAAAGACTTAGATTTCTTGATAAAATTATAAATAATAGTGAAGTAATAGATATTACACAAATTCCCCATACAAAAGTAAATTTTGGTTCACATGTAGTTATAGAAGATTTAGATACAGATGAATTGAAAACTTTTATAATCGTTGGAACTTTTGAAGTTAATATAAATGAAAATAAAATCTCAAATAAATCACCTTTTGGAAGAGCATTATTGGGTAAAAGTTTAAATCAAGAGTTTGAATTTGAAATCAATGGTGATATTTATGAATACAAAATAATCTCAATAAAAGAGTATAACTTTGAATAA
- a CDS encoding class I SAM-dependent methyltransferase, giving the protein MDLEKLKEIILKNLEDKTKEIKRVFHGRGNFYDDFNYLTVDSLDEILFVTFFEENEKEKEIIKLLDEVTNIKKIDTFIVQRKYKNENHNEAIKGEIPPFYIVTENGLKYKINFFNKNIGIFLDMKIGREYISSICKDKNVLNLFSYTCAFSVAAINANAKQVVNVDMAKGALTTGRENHHLNNLDAKKVKFMPYDILKSWSRIKKEAPYDIIIIDPPSFQKGSFAATKDYEKIIKRLDDLASDNCIVLSCLNAPELDSNFIKEKFKELAPSFKFEKRLENLKEFITNNEEKSLKNLIFVKQNSN; this is encoded by the coding sequence ATAGATTTAGAAAAACTAAAAGAGATTATTTTAAAAAATCTAGAAGATAAAACAAAAGAGATAAAAAGAGTTTTTCATGGACGAGGAAACTTTTATGATGATTTTAATTATTTAACTGTTGATAGTTTAGATGAGATTTTATTTGTTACTTTTTTTGAAGAAAATGAGAAAGAAAAAGAGATTATCAAACTTCTTGATGAGGTAACAAATATAAAAAAAATTGATACTTTTATTGTTCAAAGAAAATATAAAAACGAAAATCATAATGAAGCAATAAAAGGAGAAATCCCACCATTTTATATAGTTACAGAAAATGGTTTAAAATATAAAATTAACTTTTTCAATAAAAATATTGGAATTTTTTTAGATATGAAAATAGGGCGTGAGTATATTAGCTCTATTTGTAAAGATAAAAATGTTTTAAATCTATTTTCTTATACTTGTGCATTTTCTGTTGCTGCAATAAATGCAAATGCAAAACAAGTTGTAAATGTAGATATGGCAAAAGGCGCTTTAACAACGGGAAGAGAAAATCATCATTTAAATAATCTTGATGCTAAAAAAGTAAAATTTATGCCTTATGATATTTTAAAATCATGGAGTAGAATCAAAAAAGAAGCTCCTTATGATATTATCATTATTGATCCACCATCTTTTCAAAAAGGAAGTTTTGCAGCAACTAAGGATTATGAAAAAATCATAAAAAGATTAGATGATTTAGCAAGTGATAATTGTATTGTTTTATCTTGTTTGAATGCCCCAGAACTTGATAGTAACTTTATAAAAGAAAAATTCAAAGAATTAGCACCAAGTTTCAAATTTGAAAAAAGATTGGAAAATTTAAAAGAGTTTATTACAAATAATGAAGAAAAGTCATTAAAAAATCTTATATTTGTAAAACAAAACTCTAATTGA
- a CDS encoding L-lactate MFS transporter, which translates to MVEKNRWLMALSAVGVHICIGSVYAWSVYVKPIQAQMQWDLTDVTIAFSIAIFFLGLSAALMGKFVEKNGPRVSAIIAASLFGLGTMGSGLAIMMESKMLLYFFYGVLGGCGLGIGYISPVSTLVKWFPDKRGMATGLAIMGFGFASAIWGPAIKVLIEAVGIAGTFFILGAIYFVVMFASALYLEKPHDEYLPKKFEQKIKEGKKKLKEDLETLTLAQAVKTPRFYGLWIMLFINITCGIAIIGVASPLLQEVLGISAIAAAAAVGLMGIFNGAGRLMWASISDYITRPVVYVIFFATQIVAFYMLPSITEIVVFQVVLYFIMTCYGGGFASIPAYIGDIFGTKELGAIHGYILTAWAAAGLVGPLIISIVKDRTGSYSETLYVFAGFFVIALVVSIAMISNIKSIQKKKAKHNH; encoded by the coding sequence ATGGTAGAAAAAAATCGTTGGCTTATGGCACTTAGTGCTGTAGGAGTTCATATTTGTATCGGTTCTGTATATGCTTGGAGTGTTTATGTAAAACCAATTCAAGCTCAAATGCAGTGGGATTTGACAGATGTAACAATTGCCTTTAGTATTGCGATATTCTTTTTGGGATTATCTGCTGCACTTATGGGAAAATTTGTTGAAAAAAATGGTCCAAGAGTTTCAGCTATTATAGCTGCGTCACTTTTTGGTTTAGGAACAATGGGTTCTGGACTTGCAATAATGATGGAATCAAAAATGTTACTATACTTCTTTTATGGAGTTTTAGGTGGATGTGGTTTAGGAATAGGGTATATTTCTCCTGTATCAACACTTGTAAAATGGTTCCCTGATAAAAGAGGTATGGCAACTGGACTTGCTATTATGGGATTTGGTTTTGCATCAGCTATTTGGGGACCTGCTATTAAGGTTTTAATTGAAGCTGTTGGAATTGCTGGAACATTCTTTATTTTAGGAGCTATATATTTTGTTGTTATGTTTGCTTCTGCTCTTTATTTAGAAAAACCACATGATGAATATTTACCTAAAAAATTTGAACAAAAAATCAAAGAGGGTAAAAAGAAATTAAAAGAGGATTTAGAAACTTTAACTTTAGCACAAGCTGTTAAAACACCAAGATTTTATGGTCTTTGGATAATGTTATTTATAAATATCACTTGTGGTATTGCTATTATTGGGGTTGCATCTCCCTTGCTTCAAGAAGTTTTAGGAATTTCTGCAATCGCAGCAGCAGCAGCTGTTGGTTTAATGGGAATTTTTAATGGTGCAGGAAGACTTATGTGGGCTTCAATTTCAGATTATATTACAAGACCTGTTGTATATGTAATCTTTTTTGCTACACAAATAGTTGCTTTTTATATGTTACCCTCGATTACTGAAATTGTAGTATTTCAAGTAGTGTTATATTTTATTATGACTTGTTATGGAGGAGGATTTGCTTCAATTCCTGCATATATTGGGGATATTTTTGGAACAAAAGAACTTGGAGCAATTCATGGATATATCTTAACAGCTTGGGCAGCAGCTGGGCTTGTTGGACCACTTATTATTTCTATTGTAAAAGATAGAACAGGTTCATATTCTGAAACACTTTATGTATTTGCAGGTTTCTTTGTAATAGCTTTAGTTGTATCTATTGCAATGATTTCAAATATAAAATCTATTCAAAAGAAAAAAGCAAAACACAATCACTAA